A stretch of DNA from Catenulispora acidiphila DSM 44928:
CGTCGTCGTAGGGCGAGTCGACGGTGCGCAGGTCGCGGTTGTTGCGCATGACGTCGGTGCCCAGACCTGCGCGGGTGGGCAGGAACGGCAGGCGCAGCGCGGCGGCGTACAGACCCCACTGCAGCGCGCCTTCGTCGAACTCTGATACCTCGATCTCGCCTTCCTGGCGGGCTTTGCGGAAGTGCGGGTCCAGGGGGATCGAGTCCAGGGACACGAAGCCGTACACCGCTTTGCGGACCTTGCCGGTCGCGCAGAGCATGCCGACGTCCGGGCCGCCGTAGGACACGACGGTCAGGTCTTTCAGGCTGGACTTGGCGATCGCGCTCACCAACGCCATCGGCTTGCGCCGCGATCCCCAGCCGCCGATGCCGACGGTCATGCCGTCGCGCAGTTCGGCGACCACGTCCTCGATGCTCATCCGCTTGTCGCGCATGCTCAGACCCCGCCTTCCACGAACTTGTCCCGTTCCTCGTCGGCGACCCCGGCCAGGTTGATCTCGAAGGTGAAGCCCTGCTCAAAGCGGTAGGAGCGCTTCACGTCGACGGGGTCGATCCCGTTCAGCGCGGCCTTGGCGGCGCGGATCACCGCCGGGTGTTTGGCGGCGATCTCGGCGGCGAGTTCCAGGGTGCGCGCGTGCAGCTTCTCGCGCGGGACGACGTCCCAGACCGAGCCGAACTCCAGCAGCCGCTGCGCCGAGACGGTGCGCGCCGTGTAGTACATGGTCCGCAAATAGTGCTGCGGGACGAGGCGCCCGAGATGCGTCGCCGCGCCGAGTGCGCCGCGGTCGACCTCGGGCAGCCCGAAGTAGGCGTCGTCGCTGGCGATGATGCTGTCGGCGTTGCCCACCAGGCCGATCCCGCCGCCGACGCAGAACCCTGCGACCTCCGCGATCACCGGCACCGGGCAGTCGTAGACGGCGGCGAACGCGGCGGCGCAGCCGGCGTTGGCGCCGAGCAGCGCGTCGAACCCGGCGGTGTTCTGCATCTCCTTGATGTCCACCCCGGCATTGAATCCGCGGCCCTCGGCACGCAGGATGACCACCCGTGTCTCAGGATCCTGACCCGCGGCCCGCAGCGCGTCGGCGAGCGCGAACCAGCCGGCCACCGGCAGCGCGTTCACCGGCGGCTGGTCCACGCTGACGGTGACGACGCCGCGATGCGCCGCACCGGGCTCGCTGGTACTGGTGACGGCCAAGGCGGCCTCCCGGGTCGGTGGGATGCGGGCAGAGCAACCTAGCATTTGCTTGGGACCGATCCTAGCCGTCGCTCGGAGGGGTGACCAGAGCGGCGGGAAACGCGCCCGTGACGGACAGTGGCCCTTGTAGGGAACTTGCACGGAACCAGCACGGAACCAGCACCGCGACCGATCGGAGCGCGCACGATGTCCCAGGACGACCAGCGCAACCAGCCGAACGAGGACTCTGCGCGGGACGCGGCGGCCGCCGGTGCCGCGGAGTCGGCCGGCACCTCGGCGCCGGGCGCCACTGGGCCCGCGCAGCCTGCTGCCACGACCTCGGGCCAGGATCCGGTGCAGCCTGCCGCCTCCGACCCTGGCGCTCCCGATCCCGTGCACCCTGATATCACGACCACTTCCGGCGCTGCCGATCCCGCGCACCCTGCTGCCGCCACCACTTCTGGCGGTGCCACCGTCTCGACCGCTGCCGCCGCCTCTGCATCCGCCCCCGCATCGCCTTCCGCGCGCCAGACCTCGGCTCGCCGCGAGTTCCATGAGGCTGGCGAGGGTGCCGCGCGGTATGCCGTCAGCGTCGGCGAAGCTCCGCGGTCCGGGTCCGAGCAGTCGTGGAGTGCCGAGCCGAATCCCGGCTACCAGCGTGATCCCGCCATCAACTACCCGACCAAGCGGGTCGTCGCCGGTACTTTGATCGGCGCGCTGCTGCTGGCTGGCGGTGTCGTCTATGCCGCGCGCCTGCTCACCAACCGGTCCGGCAACGGAAACGGCGCGGCGCCGTGGACCGCGGCGTACTCGCAGGACGGTGCCGTGGTCGGCGGGATCAGTGCGCAGAACAACGGCTCGGCGCCCGAGATCGAGCTCCCAGCCCACCTCACGTTCGGGACCAGCGGGTCGGTCAGCTCAGGGGTGTTCACCGCGGCGATCGCCTCGTGCCGGACCGCCACGGCGATCTCCGTGCCGGTGACCAGCGAGACCGGTACGGCCGCCGCTATCGGTACGTGGTCGTCGCAGGCTGCCGCCGCTGCGCAGAAGCTGCGTGCCGACGCTGCCACGCTGGAGAGCGCGCTCAACCTCGGGCACGCTGACGCGGTGGCGAGTGCGGCGAACACGTTGTGCCTGGGGTATCCGACCATCGCCGCCGTGCCGCCGATGCCGGATGCGGAGGGCTCGCACGCGTGGGCGTCCGCTGTCAGCTCCTTCGCCAACGCCGCGACTCAGGCGCTGCAGGGCGTCAGCGGCAACCCCGATGCGACCTCGGCGGCGTTCGACGCCCTCCGGCAGGGCAACGATCAGCTGACCGCGATGTCTGCGCGGATTGACAGCGTCTCCTAAAACAACAGCGCTGACCTGCGCTTCAACCCCTCCTGACAGCCGCTGACGGACCCGCGTCGGCGGCTGTCAGCCGCTGTCAGCGCCATGTGCGCGAGCTATCAGCGGCATCCCTGATGCTTCTACTCGTCAGCGAAGACGAGTACAGACGACACAGAGGGGACGGGGCGATGACCTCCTACGCGATCGAGGCCGAGGGCCTGCAGAAGGCATTCGGCGAGACCAAGGCGCTCCAGGGCGTCGACCTGTTCGCCAAGCAGGGCACCGTGCACGCGGTTCTGGGCCCGAACGGCGCCGGCAAGACCACCAGCGTGCGGATCCTGGCCACGCTGATCAAGGCCGACGCCGGGCACGCCCGCATCGGCGGCTACGACGTGGCCAAGGAAGCCGAGAAGGTCCGCGCCACGATCGGGCTGACGGGCCAGTACGCCTCGGTCGACGAGGACCTGACCGGCATGGAGAACATGGAGCTGATCGGCCGGCTGCTGGACCTGTCCAAGCGCGACGCCCGGGCCCGTGCCGCCGAGCTGCTGGAGTGGTTCGACCTCACCGACGCAGCCAAGCGCCCCGCCAAGACTTACTCCGGCGGCATGCGCCGGCGCCTGGACCTGGCCGCCTCACTGGTCGGCCGGCCTTCAGTGATCTTCCTGGACGAGCCCACCACCGGCCTGGACCCCGCCAAGCGCGAGGACATGTGGGGCGTGGTGCGCCGGCTGGTCGGCGAGGGCTCGACGGTCATGCTCACCACGCAGTACCTGGAGGAGGCCGACGCCCTGGCCGACGAGGTGACGGTCATCGACCACGGCCGGGTGATCGCCCACGACACCCCGCTGGGCCTCAAGCGCGTCGTCGGCGGGCAGACGCTGACCGTGCAGCCGCTGGACCCGGCCCGCCTGGCCGAGGCCGCGGCGCTGCTCCAGCAGGTGTCCGGCAACAAGGCCGAGTCGCCGCGCACCGGCGTGGTGTCCGCCCCGGTGAAGGACGACGCCGCACTGACCGAGGTCGTCGCCCGGCTCTCCGCCGCCGGCATCGGCGTGACCGAGCTGTCGCTGCACCTGCCGAGCCTGGACGAGGTGTTCTTCTCCCTGGTCGGCCGCCGCGCCGGAGACGACAAGGCGCCCGGCGGAGCCGCCAAGGAGCCGGCCGAACTGGACGACGCCTCGACCCCGGTCGCCGTCTGAGCCCTGCGAGGGCACTGGCACGGCGAGCGCCAGCAGCCGCAACGAGCGCCGCCAGCACAGCGCGCACCACCGAGCACCGAGCACCGAGCACCGAGCACCGAGCACAGCGCGCGCCACCACAGCGATCGCCGCCAGCGCACCGAGCACCAAGCACCAAGCACCAAGCACACCAAGCACACCGAGCACCGAGCACCGAGCACAGCGCGCGCCACCGCGAGCACCGCCAGGGCACTGAGTACCACCACAGCGAGCACCAGCGCAGCGGGCACCGCCACCACAGCGAGCGCTACCAGCACAGCGCGCACTAGCACGGCGAGCGCCACCAACGCAGCGAGCGCTACCGCCACTGCGAGTACCGCCACCGCACCGAGTACTACCAGCACTGCGAGTACCGCCACCGCACCGAGCACTACCAGCGCAGCGAGTGCACCACCGCAGCGAGCACCGCCACCGCAGCAAGCACCATCGCCACAGCAAGCACCACCACACAAGACTTCTCAAAGGGGACCCACCATGACCACCGCCACCGTCGTCGCCGCCGGAACCACCGCCGCCGCCCCCAAGCCGTTCAAGACCATCCGCCACAGTGCGGCGCTGGCCAAGCGCAGCCTGATCAAGACCATGCGCACGCCGGAGGCGCTCCTGGACGTGACGCTCCAGCCGGTGATCTTCCTGCTGCTGTTCACCTATGTCTTCGGCGGTGCGATCGCCGGATCTCAGAGTGTGTACTTGCAGTACCTGTTGCCGGGCATCCTGGCGCAGACGATTGCGATGAGTGCCACGGCCATCGGCGTGAACATGAACACCGATATCTCCAAGGGTGTGTTCGACCGCTTCCGATCACTGCCGATCGCCAGGTCGGCTCCGCTGGTCGGCGCGGTGCTCGCCGACTTCGTCCGCTACGCGCTGGTCGCCGTCATCACGCTGACCGTCGGCTACGCGATGGGCTTCCGGATCCACACCAACCCGCTGGAGGCCGGCGCGGCGCTGCTCGTCTCCGTGGCCTTCGCTTTGGCGCTGAGCTGGGTGTCGGTGTTCCTCGGGATGCTGGCCCGGACCCCTGGCGCGGTGCAGGGCATGATGATCCTGCTGGTGCTGCCGCTGAGCTTCGGCAGCAACACCTTCGTGCAGACCAACACCCTGCCGGGCTGGATGCAGGCCTTCGTCAACGTCAACCCGATCACGCACCTGGCCGGCGTCTCCCGCGGCCTGTTCCTGGGCGGGCCGGTCGCCACCCACATGCTGTGGACGTTCGGCTGGATCGTCGGGCTGACCGCGGTCTTCATGCCGCTGGCGCTGCGGGCCTACGGCCGCAAGGTCTGAATGCCGCTCTTCGGGTCGGTCAGGATCTCCTCCGGCAGACCCAGCGTGTGCGCGACGAGAGCTTGGTTCTCGTCGCGCGTCGCGCTTTTTCCGGCCGTATAGCAGGACTCGTAGTCGGGCTGCCCGGCGAGCTTCTTCACCAGCGCGACGCGTTCGGTGTCGCTGTGGTCGGCCGCGCCGAGCATGCTCTCGGAGGCGCCGAGCAGCCGCATCGCGAGCTCGGTCTGGCCGACGGCGTGGGCGTAGCGTGCGGCGCCGCCCGCCATCCGCGCCTGGATGGGCATGTCGCGGGCGATCAGGCCGAAGCAGAAGGCCCGGCCCAGCGCGGC
This window harbors:
- a CDS encoding enoyl-CoA hydratase family protein, yielding MAVTSTSEPGAAHRGVVTVSVDQPPVNALPVAGWFALADALRAAGQDPETRVVILRAEGRGFNAGVDIKEMQNTAGFDALLGANAGCAAAFAAVYDCPVPVIAEVAGFCVGGGIGLVGNADSIIASDDAYFGLPEVDRGALGAATHLGRLVPQHYLRTMYYTARTVSAQRLLEFGSVWDVVPREKLHARTLELAAEIAAKHPAVIRAAKAALNGIDPVDVKRSYRFEQGFTFEINLAGVADEERDKFVEGGV
- a CDS encoding CoA transferase subunit A; its protein translation is MRDKRMSIEDVVAELRDGMTVGIGGWGSRRKPMALVSAIAKSSLKDLTVVSYGGPDVGMLCATGKVRKAVYGFVSLDSIPLDPHFRKARQEGEIEVSEFDEGALQWGLYAAALRLPFLPTRAGLGTDVMRNNRDLRTVDSPYDDGEKLLAMPAIHLDAALVHLNRADMFGNTQYLGPDIYFDDLYCLAAEKRYVSCERVVDTAELLAAGPPQSLKINRMMVDGVVEIPGGAGFTSCVPDYGRDEVAQKAYAAGEIFVEASR
- a CDS encoding ATP-binding cassette domain-containing protein; the protein is MTSYAIEAEGLQKAFGETKALQGVDLFAKQGTVHAVLGPNGAGKTTSVRILATLIKADAGHARIGGYDVAKEAEKVRATIGLTGQYASVDEDLTGMENMELIGRLLDLSKRDARARAAELLEWFDLTDAAKRPAKTYSGGMRRRLDLAASLVGRPSVIFLDEPTTGLDPAKREDMWGVVRRLVGEGSTVMLTTQYLEEADALADEVTVIDHGRVIAHDTPLGLKRVVGGQTLTVQPLDPARLAEAAALLQQVSGNKAESPRTGVVSAPVKDDAALTEVVARLSAAGIGVTELSLHLPSLDEVFFSLVGRRAGDDKAPGGAAKEPAELDDASTPVAV
- a CDS encoding ABC transporter permease, encoding MTTATVVAAGTTAAAPKPFKTIRHSAALAKRSLIKTMRTPEALLDVTLQPVIFLLLFTYVFGGAIAGSQSVYLQYLLPGILAQTIAMSATAIGVNMNTDISKGVFDRFRSLPIARSAPLVGAVLADFVRYALVAVITLTVGYAMGFRIHTNPLEAGAALLVSVAFALALSWVSVFLGMLARTPGAVQGMMILLVLPLSFGSNTFVQTNTLPGWMQAFVNVNPITHLAGVSRGLFLGGPVATHMLWTFGWIVGLTAVFMPLALRAYGRKV